In Mercurialis annua linkage group LG5, ddMerAnnu1.2, whole genome shotgun sequence, a single genomic region encodes these proteins:
- the LOC126680832 gene encoding uncharacterized protein LOC126680832, giving the protein MSGVVKKFFITSMFMWIAPVAILYAFNNDLLPGVTRLSPHSLTLLSGLLAVISVNIVIAFYIYMAMKEPSDKHEPDPKFVAEAKASVSRLTNKAEESTESLKKEE; this is encoded by the exons ATGTCGGGAGTGGTCAAAAAGTTCTTCATTACCTCCATGTTTATGTGGATAGCTCCTGTTGCGATCCTTTATGCTTTTAACAATGACTTGCTTCCCG GTGTAACCCGTTTATCTCCTCATTCCTTGACGTTGTTGAGCGGACTGCTTGCTGTCATATCAGTCAATATAGTCATCGCATTCTACATTTATATGGCAATGAAGGAACCTTCAGATAAACATGAGCCGGATCCTAAATTTGTTGCGGAGGCGAAAGCCAGTGTGAGCCGGTTAACAAATAAAGCTGAAGAATCCACAGAATCTCTTAAAAAAGAAGAGTAG